A part of Girardinichthys multiradiatus isolate DD_20200921_A chromosome 12, DD_fGirMul_XY1, whole genome shotgun sequence genomic DNA contains:
- the LOC124878123 gene encoding gamma-crystallin M2-like, whose translation MTSTGMNMMSRITFYEDRNFQGRSYECMSDCPDMSSYLSRCHSCRVERGCFMVYDRTNYMGNQYFMRKGEYADYMSMMDMSDSIRSCRMIPMYRGSYRMRMYERENFGGQMYELMDDCDNIMDRYRMANCMSCNVMDGHWLMYEHPHYRGRMMYMRPGEYRNFMNMGWSGMRFMSMRRITDSFY comes from the exons ATGACCTCTACTGGAATGAACATGATGAGCAGG ATCACCTTCTACGAGGACAGGAACTTCCAGGGTCGCTCTTATGAATGCATGAGCGACTGCCCTGACATGTCCTCATACCTGAGCAGGTGCCACTCCTGCAGGGTGGAGAGAGGCTGCTTTATGGTCTACGACCGCACCAACTACATGGGCAACCAGTATTTCATGCGGAAGGGTGAGTATGCGGACTACATGAGCATGATGGACATGAGCGACTCCATCAGATCCTGCCGCATGATCCCCATG TACAGAGGATCCTACAGGATGAGGATGTATGAGAGGGAGAACTTTGGCGGTCAGATGTACGAGCTGATGGATGACTGCGACAATATCATGGACCGTTACCGCATGGCCAACTGCATGTCCTGCAATGTGATGGACGGCCACTGGCTGATGTACGAGCATCCCCATTACAGAGGCAGGATGATGTACATGAGGCCCGGCGAGTACAGGAACTTCATGAACATGGGCTGGAGCGGCATGAGGTTCATGAGCATGAGGCGCATCACTGACTCCTTCTACTAA